From the candidate division KSB1 bacterium genome, the window AAAATATTTTAATGCAAAAAATTATGTTAAAGTGGTTTTGTATCCGGAGGGTTTTTAATTCCTAAAATAGAGTTGGCAAACTTTGAAAAAAGAACTCATCTATATCGGCGACCCGATGTGTTCCTGGTGTTGGGGATTTTCTCCGGTCTTGCAGGAAATTCGCAAACAATTCCAGGATCATCTGGCGTTTTCAGTTATTGTTGGCGGACTGCGGGCAGGCACTTCAGAAAATCTGACTGAGGATCTAAAACAAGACATCCGTGGCCATTGGACAGAGGTCAACAAAATGACCGGCCAACCATTTTCATTTAATTTCTTTAACCGTGATAATTTTATTTACAATACCGAACCCGCTTGCCGTGCAGTCGTGACCATTCGAAATCTAAAACCGAATTTAGTGTTCAGCTATTTTGAATCGCTGCACCATTCTTTTTATGTTGAGAATCATGACATAACAACAACGGAGGTGTTATCCAACAATGCCGGAAAAATTGGGGTGGATAGTGAGGCGTTTCAACTAACGTTCAATTCCCGGAAAATTATCGATGAAACGGCAAGTGATTTCGAAACTGCCAGAAGAATGGGTGTCTTTGGTTTTCCATCTTTAGTATTGAAAGAAGCTGAAAAAATAATCCCAGTGTCGAACGGGTACTGCACTTTCGAGGGGCTTACCCGCAAACTTGATAAAGTACTCAATCATCAGAGTTTTTAGTCATTTATATTTCTTGTCGATTCCTCGCGGATGAATCGTTTTAAAAGCAATAAAACTCAATTATCAATTAAGGAGGATGCAAAATGGAGATTTCCGAATACACTCCCGGCACCTTTTGCTGGATAGAACTGGTCACGTCTGACGGCGATGGCGCTAAGAAATTTTATGCCGACCTATTCGGCTTAGGCTTTAACGATCAGCCAGTGGGTGAAGACGCGGTTTATACCATGCTCAACAAAGAAGGCAAAAATGTAGCTGCGCTCTACCAGATGAATGAAGAACAAAAATCCCGCGGCATTTATCCACATTGGAACTCGTACGTTTCGGTCAAAAGTGCAGATGAAACGACTGAGAAAGTTAAATCACTGGGCGGAACGGTGACGATGGAGCCGTGTGATGTGTTTGACGCCGGCCGCATGGCGATGTTTCAAGATCCAACGGGGGCATCCTTTGCTGTGTGGCAGCCCAACCAACACATCGGCGCGCAGTTAACCAATGATCCGGGAACCCTGTGCTGGAACGAGCTTGTTACAAACGATACTCAAAAAGCCGGTGAGTTTTATACCAGGCTCTTCGGTTGGACCAGCAATACAGATTCGGGGTCGCCGCCATACACCATGTTTATGAATGGGGAGCGACCTGCCGGTGGCATGCTTGAAATCCAGAAAGAATGGGGAGAAGTGCCGCCGAATTGGGTGGTCTATTTTGCCGTGGAAGATTGTGACACCAGTGCTGAAAAAGCGACATCACTGGGTGCCAAGATTCTCTCACCTCCAACAGATGTTCCGGAGATAGGGAGATTCGCTGTGATTCAGGATGCCCAGGGAGCGGCTTTTGCGATTATCAAATTAGAGAATCCGGACCAGTGAAAAAGACTAAATTCAGTTTATACTATTTAGCCGGCTACCTGATCACAGGTGGCCGGGCCTTCTTGCTATCTCCAAAGTTGGCCTTAAAAATGTTCAGGTAAACCGGTTATTATAGTGTGGTGGTACTTAAGCTCGCCGGGCAACTTCTCGCAAAGACGAGCTTTCGAAAGCATCAAACCGACGGAAAATCAGTGAGTTGTGCACTTTTAGCTGATATTTGCTTCTACATTAAAACAAAGAAACTGTGAAAAAAGCACCAAGTGTAGATGCAATTCACGAAACCCAGAATCCTTTTTCAAACGATAATCTTTGCCATATTTTTCCTTGACATTTTTCACCACAATGGCTAAATATGGCAATCCCTTTGCAAATCTACTAAAAAACGCTTGATTTTCAATATTTGGTTGCATACTTTGCATTCAAAATGCATTCTATTTTTGACATCATTAAAGGGTTAGCTAAATGAAAGTATTGACAATCCGGGGCCTTGACAAAGAGCTTGCCGCTAGAATTAAAGATGCAGCCCAAAAAGAATCTTTGAGTGTCAATCAATACATCATTAATTTGCTAAAAAAGAACTTTGGGCAAATGAAAGAGAAAAAGTTTACTAAAAGGCATCATGATCTAGATGCCCTTGTCGGCAAGTGGGATGAAGAAGAGTATCATGCTATCAAAAATGAGATTGAAGCTCAGCGAAAAATTGATAAGGATTTGTGGAAGTGAAACGAGTCCTCATCGATACGAACATTTATATTGAAGCCATGTTTGGGAATCCTGAAATTGTCCAGAAGTTGCAAAAAGTGGACATGATTGGTCTAAGTGCAATCTCAATAGGCGAGCTATTAGCCGGTTTCAACATCAGAAAAAAACAATCTGAACAAGTTTCCCAATTTGAAGAATTCTTGGATTCTCCACGAGTAGAACTTT encodes:
- a CDS encoding antitoxin, producing the protein MKVLTIRGLDKELAARIKDAAQKESLSVNQYIINLLKKNFGQMKEKKFTKRHHDLDALVGKWDEEEYHAIKNEIEAQRKIDKDLWK
- a CDS encoding DsbA family protein → MKKELIYIGDPMCSWCWGFSPVLQEIRKQFQDHLAFSVIVGGLRAGTSENLTEDLKQDIRGHWTEVNKMTGQPFSFNFFNRDNFIYNTEPACRAVVTIRNLKPNLVFSYFESLHHSFYVENHDITTTEVLSNNAGKIGVDSEAFQLTFNSRKIIDETASDFETARRMGVFGFPSLVLKEAEKIIPVSNGYCTFEGLTRKLDKVLNHQSF
- a CDS encoding type II toxin-antitoxin system VapC family toxin, whose translation is MKRVLIDTNIYIEAMFGNPEIVQKLQKVDMIGLSAISIGELLAGFNIRKKQSEQVSQFEEFLDSPRVELCSVTYSTADFYSEIYLKLRKAGTPIPTNDIWIAATALEHGFRIFTLDKHFQNIAGMTFY
- a CDS encoding VOC family protein: MEISEYTPGTFCWIELVTSDGDGAKKFYADLFGLGFNDQPVGEDAVYTMLNKEGKNVAALYQMNEEQKSRGIYPHWNSYVSVKSADETTEKVKSLGGTVTMEPCDVFDAGRMAMFQDPTGASFAVWQPNQHIGAQLTNDPGTLCWNELVTNDTQKAGEFYTRLFGWTSNTDSGSPPYTMFMNGERPAGGMLEIQKEWGEVPPNWVVYFAVEDCDTSAEKATSLGAKILSPPTDVPEIGRFAVIQDAQGAAFAIIKLENPDQ